From the Manihot esculenta cultivar AM560-2 chromosome 3, M.esculenta_v8, whole genome shotgun sequence genome, one window contains:
- the LOC110610607 gene encoding LOW QUALITY PROTEIN: protein tesmin/TSO1-like CXC 7 (The sequence of the model RefSeq protein was modified relative to this genomic sequence to represent the inferred CDS: inserted 2 bases in 2 codons), whose product MGQSEAISDFAPKKLARQLEFTAICRSSANVALTPSQEPQPHLNLQPHAPQPPPQQVQRQPLSHFQLQTPPKQASAMAQFHARSEQVPVARRIPHPAENLPLTTLTLAKQESPGSRPRNNVDAKDGTPKKIKRCNCKNSQCLKLYCECFAAGLHCNGCNCLNCYNNVENEDARQKAVGATLERNPNAFRPKIAGSPHGSLDAREDTMDTQMIGKHNKGCQCKKSGCLKKYCECFQANILCSDNCKCMDCKNSVGSEERRSLFHGNHNGRACMQRTANAAINGAIGSAGYVTPVTLEKRKSKELLGSVTIDQSEKYQQENHVKISATSSPSSVPVSHYATGSGASKFTYKSPLSGILQPHDVKEICSLLVILSQETTKALAGKMDRQPERENNHSFESNSASSTQGRGDSGHGNYARRTLSDDCMDRRKTGRESNDAPGNRVDLENGRPASPEIDLMCHEQEIVFMEAASPIRMGVLSQNKTQISSNGHECSDVYAEQERLILTRFQNFLSSLIACGSMKETLHSISXRLKIGNQQEQAEMENTYSGNEXEHYKKAYSIEDAKSSVAAISASNSICL is encoded by the exons atggGACAAAGTGAAGCTATTTCAGATTTTGCGCCAAAAAAATTGGCGCGGCAGTTAGAGTTTACGGCGATTTGTAGATCATCGGCGAATGTGGCTTTAACACCATCTCAGGAGCCACAACCACATCTAAATTTACAGCCACATGCACCACAGCCGCCACCTCAGCAGGTTCAACGTCAGCCACTTTCGCATTTTCAATTACAAACGCCACCGAAGCAGGCGTCGGCAATGGCTCAATTTCATGCTCGGTCAGAGCAAGTGCCGGTGGCGCGTCGGATTCCTCATCCCGCAGAGAATCTTCCGCTGACAACATTGACGCTGGC CAAGCAAGAGTCTCCTGGATCACGTCCAAGAAATAATGTAGATGCAAAAGATGGTACTCCTAAGAAAATAAAGCGCTGTAATTGCAAAAATTCACAATGCTTGAAGTT GTATTGTGAGTGCTTTGCTGCTGGATTACATTGTAATGGTTgcaattgcttaaattgttatAATAATGTGGAGAACGAGGATGCTAGGCAAAAGGCTGTTGGAGCTACCTTAGAGCGCAATCCAAATGCCTTTAGACCAAAGATTGCTGGCAGTCCACATGGCTCTCTGGATGCTAGA GAAGACACGATGGACACTCAAATGATTGGAAAGCATAATAAAGGATGCCAGTGCAAGAAATCAGGTTGTCTTAAGAAGTACTGCGAGTGCTTCCAAGCAAATATTTTGTGCTCTGACAATTGCAAATGCATGGACTGCAAGAATTCTGTAGGAAGTGAAGAAAGGAGGTCTCTCTTTCATGGCAATCATAATGGCAGAGCCTGCATGCAACGAACAGCAAATGCAGCCATTAATGGGGCCATTGGATCAGCTGGCTATGTTACCCCTGTAACATTGGAGAAGAGAAAAAGCAAGGAACTCTTAGGCAGTGTAACTATAGATCAATCCGAAAAATACCAACAG gaaaatcatgtgaaaatatctgcaacttcttctccttcctctgTCCCAGTTTCACATTATGCAACTGGATCGGGGGCTTCAAAATTCACATACAA GTCCCCTTTGTCAGGCATACTTCAACCACATGATGTGAAGGAGATATGCTCTCTCTTGGTCATACTTTCACAAGAAACCACAAAGGCACTTGCAG GCAAAATGGATAGGCAACCTGAGAGAGAAAACAATCATAGTTTTGAATCTAATTCAGCTTCGTCCACACAAGGGAGGGGAGATAGCGGACATGGAAATTATGCCCGTAGAACTTTGAGTGATGATTGTATGGATAGACGCAAAACAGGAAGAGAGAGCAATGATGCTCCAGGAAATAGAGTTGATCTGGAAAATGGAAGGCCAGCATCACCAGAAATTGATTTGATGTGCCATGAACAAGAAATAGTATTTATGGAAGCTGCATCACCAATACGGATGGGAGTACTCTCTCAAAACAAAACCCAGATATCATCTAATGGACATGAGTGCTCCGATGTTTATGCTGAGCAAGAAAGGCTAATTTTGACCAGGTTCCAGAATTTTCTCAGTAGCCTCATCGCTTGTGGGAGCATGAAAG AAACATTGCACTCCATCA CAAGGCTTAAAATAGGGAACCAACAAGAACAAGCAGAGATGGAGAACACATATTCTGGAAATG TAGAACATTACAAGAAGGCTTACAGTATTGAAGATGCAAAATCTTCTGTAGCTGCAATTTCTGCTTCTAACAGCATCTGCCTGTAA